One part of the Mariniblastus fucicola genome encodes these proteins:
- a CDS encoding efflux RND transporter periplasmic adaptor subunit, with amino-acid sequence MSTKFSWLKKLVWPILLVAVCVAAFFTQDRWMPHAQQFIAYLKNENADDEEHPEEEAPSETPDTLTLSPTAWKNIGLMTGTVNPTDFTKVVSVPALVTERHGRSRNEITAPMTGVVTQIYPLERQAVEPGIALFDMRLTHEDVVSAQATFLTNLQSLDVVNKELTRLKNVGEGVIPGKRIIQQEYERDKVMSALSTTRQSLLLHGMSEQQIAEMEATRKVLREVTVVAPPYAKNHEHEGIEHQYQVQSINVNRGESVTAGQLLGVLADHCLLYVEGKAFEDDSERLVHAAENGSTIQVVPTSSDGESDEILNLKVQSVANEIDLQSRALKFYLLLPNRLTSKSGAGTYSKNFISWKYRPGQRMEARIPTTQVMENKIVLPPNAVVIEGPNAFVFEQNGDNFDRIDVQVLYRDKDTVVLENDGQLVGSIIALNGAYQMHLALKNQSGGAIDPHAGHNH; translated from the coding sequence ATGAGTACGAAGTTTAGTTGGTTGAAAAAGCTTGTTTGGCCAATCCTGTTGGTGGCAGTGTGCGTTGCTGCGTTTTTCACGCAGGACCGATGGATGCCACATGCTCAACAATTCATCGCATATCTCAAGAATGAGAACGCGGATGATGAAGAACATCCGGAAGAGGAAGCACCAAGTGAGACTCCCGACACGCTAACGCTCAGCCCAACAGCTTGGAAAAACATCGGACTGATGACCGGAACGGTCAATCCAACCGACTTCACCAAAGTTGTTTCAGTTCCGGCATTAGTAACTGAACGGCACGGTCGATCACGGAACGAAATTACGGCTCCGATGACCGGTGTGGTTACTCAAATCTATCCATTGGAACGTCAAGCAGTCGAACCCGGAATTGCCTTGTTCGACATGCGACTCACCCACGAAGACGTCGTTTCCGCTCAGGCGACGTTCCTTACAAATTTGCAGAGTTTGGACGTTGTAAACAAAGAATTGACTCGGCTGAAGAACGTCGGCGAAGGTGTCATTCCAGGGAAGCGAATCATCCAACAGGAATATGAACGTGATAAAGTCATGTCTGCTTTGTCAACGACTCGGCAAAGCTTGTTGCTTCATGGAATGAGCGAGCAACAGATTGCCGAAATGGAAGCAACAAGAAAGGTGCTTCGCGAAGTCACCGTGGTTGCACCTCCCTATGCAAAGAACCACGAACACGAAGGGATCGAGCATCAATATCAAGTGCAATCGATCAATGTAAATCGCGGCGAGAGCGTAACGGCGGGGCAACTGCTGGGCGTGTTGGCAGACCATTGCCTGTTGTACGTAGAAGGCAAAGCGTTTGAAGATGATTCCGAGCGATTGGTCCACGCCGCAGAAAACGGCTCGACGATTCAGGTCGTTCCCACTTCAAGCGACGGCGAGAGCGATGAAATTCTGAATTTGAAGGTTCAAAGCGTCGCCAACGAAATTGACCTGCAATCTCGCGCTTTGAAATTCTATTTGTTGCTGCCGAACCGGTTGACCAGCAAGAGTGGAGCGGGCACTTACAGCAAGAACTTTATCTCATGGAAGTACCGGCCGGGACAACGGATGGAAGCAAGAATCCCGACCACCCAAGTGATGGAGAACAAGATCGTACTTCCACCCAATGCCGTTGTCATCGAAGGTCCGAACGCGTTTGTGTTTGAGCAAAACGGCGACAACTTTGATCGCATCGACGTCCAAGTGCTTTACCGGGACAAAGACACAGTAGTTCTTGAGAACGATGGTCAGTTGGTCGGCAGTATTATCGCGTTGAATGGTGCTTACCAAATGCACTTGGCACTTAAAAACCAGTCTGGCGGCGCGATCGACCCTCATGCAGGACACAACCATTGA
- a CDS encoding heavy metal translocating P-type ATPase, whose translation MNKTKIDIELALPDVTDLRDQCIARLNGMLESRIGIDKAHVREHDGDVDKRICIHFDPNRISIGEIRQFAIQAGTELGNRYGHLLLKSAAMDARKARRFNDQLSQIKGVLDSGVSANGIIRIEFAKDMTTASSVLDGVKQLGIRVDKQLVPLGEPPKTDREHTDHDHDHDDAHDHKKSGGAHDHKHGGIFGERSELIFAIICGVLLLTGWLISFSSSINTWISWAFYAGAYFFGGYYIVREAIEKILLRRFEIDFLMIVAAIGAAILGAWAEGALLLFLFAIGHALENYAMGRARQAIEALANLAPETAVVRRNESTQEIPVEELVRGDIVVVKTNERIAADGFVVKGQSSVDQAAITGESVPVDKQPVVDPVEAAKNPSALAPENRVFAGTINQSGSLEIHVTQLASESTLARVVTMVSEAETQQSPTQQFTDKFEKFFVPAVVALAVLLMFAFLMIDEPFSASFYRAMAVLVAASPCALAIATPSAVLSGVARAARGGVLIKGGGPLENLGRLTAIAFDKTGTLTEGKPRITDVVPYGDVFADDFLKTAIAVEKLSDHPLAAAVVRDGLEKLTGTSISEATDLQSITGRGIKATVDGQPVFIGKDDLFAEVDGPALPDDLRTTVENLESQGRTTMIVRRGEQYLGIIGLMDTPREAAKTMIANLRELGIERMIMISGDNQQVANAVAKEVGIDDAWGDLMPDDKVDSIKKLRSEGDVAMVGDGVNDAPAMANATVGIAMGAAGSDVALETADVALMADELSHLPFAVGLSRQTSRIIRQNLWYSLGMVAILVPATILGLNIGFAVILHEGSTLVVVINALRLLVYKNSVGN comes from the coding sequence ATGAACAAGACCAAAATTGATATCGAATTGGCCTTGCCAGACGTAACCGATTTACGCGATCAGTGCATTGCCCGGTTGAACGGGATGCTTGAGTCTCGTATTGGAATCGATAAGGCCCATGTTCGTGAGCACGATGGGGATGTAGACAAAAGAATCTGCATTCACTTTGATCCAAACAGGATTTCCATAGGCGAGATTCGACAGTTTGCGATTCAGGCAGGCACCGAATTGGGAAATCGATACGGCCACTTGCTTTTGAAGTCAGCGGCGATGGATGCGCGAAAAGCTCGAAGGTTCAACGATCAACTTTCCCAGATCAAAGGCGTGCTCGACAGTGGAGTATCCGCCAATGGAATCATTCGAATTGAATTCGCGAAAGACATGACGACTGCATCTTCAGTTCTCGATGGTGTCAAGCAACTGGGAATCCGGGTAGACAAGCAACTTGTTCCCCTGGGTGAACCGCCCAAGACCGACAGAGAGCATACCGATCACGATCATGACCATGACGACGCCCATGACCATAAAAAGTCAGGTGGAGCTCACGACCATAAGCATGGCGGGATTTTCGGTGAACGATCCGAATTGATTTTCGCGATCATTTGCGGAGTGTTATTGCTAACCGGCTGGTTGATAAGCTTCTCGTCGTCGATCAACACCTGGATTTCTTGGGCGTTCTACGCCGGAGCCTATTTCTTTGGCGGCTATTACATCGTCCGCGAGGCAATCGAAAAAATCCTGCTGCGGCGGTTTGAAATTGACTTTCTGATGATCGTCGCCGCGATCGGAGCGGCAATCCTTGGTGCTTGGGCAGAAGGTGCCTTACTGCTGTTCCTGTTCGCCATTGGGCATGCACTTGAAAACTATGCCATGGGCCGTGCCAGACAAGCGATCGAAGCCCTCGCCAACCTAGCTCCCGAAACTGCTGTTGTTCGGCGCAACGAATCGACTCAGGAGATACCCGTTGAAGAACTTGTTCGCGGCGACATCGTGGTTGTCAAAACCAACGAACGAATCGCGGCAGACGGTTTCGTTGTCAAAGGTCAAAGCAGCGTCGATCAAGCAGCCATCACTGGTGAAAGCGTGCCAGTCGACAAACAACCTGTCGTCGATCCAGTGGAAGCTGCAAAAAATCCGTCGGCACTTGCTCCCGAGAACCGAGTATTCGCGGGCACGATCAACCAAAGCGGTTCCCTCGAAATTCACGTAACTCAATTGGCCAGCGAATCGACACTTGCCCGCGTCGTCACAATGGTCAGCGAAGCGGAAACGCAGCAATCACCGACGCAACAATTCACTGACAAGTTTGAAAAGTTTTTCGTCCCGGCTGTGGTGGCTTTGGCAGTGTTGTTGATGTTCGCTTTTTTAATGATTGACGAACCATTTTCCGCTTCGTTTTATCGAGCGATGGCGGTGCTCGTTGCCGCTAGTCCATGCGCTCTTGCCATCGCCACCCCCAGTGCCGTCCTCAGTGGAGTTGCCCGGGCGGCTCGTGGTGGCGTCTTGATTAAAGGCGGTGGCCCGTTGGAAAACCTTGGCCGACTGACTGCAATCGCTTTCGACAAAACAGGCACTCTTACAGAAGGTAAGCCCCGCATCACCGACGTCGTTCCATACGGTGACGTTTTCGCGGATGACTTTTTGAAAACCGCAATTGCCGTTGAGAAGCTGAGCGACCATCCATTGGCCGCTGCCGTTGTTCGCGACGGGCTTGAAAAGCTAACCGGAACGTCAATTTCTGAAGCAACCGACCTCCAGAGTATCACCGGTCGCGGCATCAAAGCTACCGTCGACGGCCAACCGGTTTTCATTGGCAAAGACGATCTGTTTGCCGAAGTTGATGGCCCGGCGTTACCTGATGACCTGCGTACAACGGTCGAGAACCTCGAAAGCCAGGGACGTACAACAATGATCGTTCGCCGCGGTGAACAATACCTCGGTATCATTGGCCTGATGGATACGCCTCGCGAAGCTGCCAAAACAATGATCGCGAATCTGCGCGAACTTGGCATCGAGCGAATGATTATGATCTCCGGCGACAATCAACAAGTTGCCAATGCGGTAGCCAAAGAGGTCGGAATCGACGATGCTTGGGGCGACTTGATGCCTGACGACAAAGTTGATTCGATTAAGAAACTGCGATCTGAAGGTGATGTGGCAATGGTCGGCGATGGAGTCAACGACGCGCCAGCGATGGCCAACGCAACCGTGGGAATCGCGATGGGAGCCGCGGGTTCTGATGTCGCTTTGGAAACTGCCGACGTCGCCTTGATGGCAGACGAACTTTCACATCTACCCTTTGCAGTCGGTCTCAGCCGTCAAACCAGCCGGATCATCCGCCAAAATCTCTGGTACAGTCTCGGCATGGTCGCCATCCTCGTCCCCGCCACCATCCTCGGCCTCAACATCGGTTTTGCAGTGATACTTCACGAAGGTTCAACACTTGTTGTGGTCATCAATGCACTTCGATTGTTGGTCTACAAAAACTCGGTTGGTAATTAG
- a CDS encoding transposase, whose product MSSNGKRTRRTFSEEFKRDAVNLIVSEGYSFRAAAEAVNVNENSLRSWHRKYAPEPEPCGPEASLQQVLEENKRLRKQLKRAELEREILKKATAYFAKESQ is encoded by the coding sequence ATGTCAAGCAATGGAAAACGCACACGCCGGACTTTTTCAGAAGAGTTCAAGCGTGATGCGGTCAATCTGATCGTCAGTGAGGGCTACTCGTTTCGAGCCGCCGCTGAAGCCGTCAATGTCAACGAGAACAGCCTTCGAAGCTGGCATAGAAAGTATGCTCCGGAGCCTGAACCTTGCGGTCCCGAGGCATCGCTGCAACAGGTTCTTGAAGAGAACAAACGCCTTCGCAAGCAGCTGAAGCGTGCGGAACTGGAACGTGAAATCCTAAAAAAGGCGACGGCGTACTTCGCAAAGGAGTCGCAGTGA
- a CDS encoding IS3 family transposase, translating into MKYAWIKQHRDQYCITLMCEIFGVSKSGYYDSIDRPESKRAVRSRAIRESVKQVYEESGQIYGSYKIAEELANDAQLETACRNTVATAMREMGLKSCVSRQFKPTTTKSDPDKKPAENLLSQEFDAEAPNRKWVADITYLPTAGGWVYLAVVLDLFSRKVVGWQMSDRLTTQIVTEALRKAIESRRPESGTLLHHSDRGCQYTSDAFQGILRTLNIQCSMSRTGCCYDNAVMERFFWSLKHEWTKHRRYGNLEEARMSVFKYIEAFYNSKRIHQTLGYQTPEEFERNYRAALAA; encoded by the coding sequence GTGAAGTACGCGTGGATCAAACAACATCGCGACCAGTATTGCATCACGCTGATGTGTGAAATCTTCGGTGTCAGCAAGAGCGGCTACTACGATTCGATTGATCGGCCCGAGAGTAAACGTGCGGTTCGTTCTCGCGCGATTCGCGAATCTGTGAAACAGGTCTACGAAGAATCAGGGCAGATCTACGGCAGCTACAAGATCGCTGAGGAACTTGCTAACGACGCTCAACTGGAAACGGCTTGTCGCAACACGGTAGCGACAGCCATGCGAGAAATGGGGCTTAAAAGCTGTGTTTCGCGACAGTTCAAACCAACGACGACCAAGTCAGACCCTGACAAAAAGCCTGCTGAGAATCTTCTCTCCCAGGAGTTTGATGCCGAGGCTCCGAATCGCAAGTGGGTGGCAGACATCACTTACTTGCCGACGGCCGGTGGTTGGGTTTACCTCGCTGTAGTGCTGGACCTGTTCAGCCGCAAAGTTGTCGGTTGGCAGATGAGCGATCGATTGACGACACAGATCGTTACCGAAGCCTTGAGGAAAGCGATTGAATCCAGACGGCCAGAGTCCGGAACGCTGCTTCATCACAGCGACCGAGGCTGTCAGTACACCAGCGACGCGTTTCAGGGAATTCTTCGCACGCTGAACATTCAGTGCTCGATGAGCCGAACAGGATGCTGTTACGACAATGCCGTCATGGAGCGCTTCTTCTGGTCGCTGAAGCACGAATGGACGAAACATCGTCGCTACGGAAACCTTGAAGAGGCTCGCATGAGCGTCTTCAAATACATCGAGGCGTTTTACAACTCGAAGAGAATTCATCAAACTCTGGGATACCAGACGCCCGAAGAATTCGAAAGAAACTATCGTGCAGCTTTAGCTGCTTAA
- a CDS encoding efflux RND transporter permease subunit translates to MLSTFLNGVIRFALHNRMLVAAMSVFLLLYGGWQMMQLPIDVFPNLNRPRVVIMTEALGLAPEEVETLVSFPIETALNGASGVQDVRSTSGVGLSVIYIEFDWGTDIYNDRQIVAERLAVVAEQLPEGVKPQLAPISSIMGQIIMTGMLSETNEKTFLFEIPSIADESIAMLNSERAPPAILDQFKQRDNQLSLDLDIRMEIRNEKWMIGDREADSWYAIVASPSKPNYLEVHRRTSPLEMRTMADWVVRQQMLTVPGVSQVFVMGGDRMQYQVLIDPDKLLKFGVTIHHVEEALAMSNANATGGYLDEQGPNEFLVRALGRIESIDELEKIVITYRDGKSVTLGQVARIVEGAQIKRGDSALYLRDKDEEDSSGSEQSAQSFIGGPGIILTVSKQPGADTREVTAGIEELVKSLKGRLADDIIMDTSIYKQKEFIDHAIDNVIEALRDGGILVVIILFLFLLNFRTTFITLTAIPLSIVMTALVFWAFGLSINTMTLGGLAVAIGELVDDAIVDVENIFRRLKENRKAGNPKPALLVVFQASVEIRNSIVFGTMIVILVFIPLFALSGMEGRLFAPLGVAYIVSILSSLFVSLTLTPVLSYWLLNKKLKPGEVEHEEKDSFVLRFMKWIADAAIRMSLKLSFPILIAATFFVAVAGFALYHIERDFLPPFNEGAVQINVLMPAGTSLAKSSEIAQIAGARIREVPEIRTLARRTGRAELDEHAEGVNVTEFFASMDESERSREEMLDDVRGRLEDVPGIVVSVEQPLAHLISHMISGVKAQVGIKLFGDDLDTLRRNASLIESTIKTVDGVTDAQVEQQTEIPQLQVKVNGDQLEQYGLRRKEVTEFIETAMNGVVVSEILQGQRKFDLLVRLEERYREDLATLGRLQLTLPDGGVVKLEDVATIREGSGPNQIKREKVRRRIVIQCNVSGRGLVDVVEDIKRKVAPIEADLPPGYILEYGGQFESQQSASRVIAILFAVSLVGMLFVLYTMFKSFNLALQVMVALPMAFIGSVAALKLTDQTLTIAAMVGFISLCGIATRNGILLINHYLHLVKYEGETWSADMIARAGKERLAPVLMTCLTTGIGLVPLAMAAGETGKEILYPVATVIIGGLITSTTLEFLVRPALFWQFGMRSAKAVVSNEAAKVELIEESEEHRGSHLSHASESEVVATN, encoded by the coding sequence ATGCTTTCAACATTTCTAAACGGCGTGATTCGATTCGCCCTGCACAACCGGATGCTGGTTGCCGCAATGTCGGTGTTTCTGTTGCTGTACGGCGGCTGGCAAATGATGCAACTGCCGATCGACGTGTTTCCGAATCTGAATCGTCCTCGCGTCGTCATTATGACCGAAGCTCTGGGCCTTGCGCCGGAAGAAGTCGAAACACTCGTATCGTTTCCGATCGAAACGGCGCTAAATGGTGCTTCCGGCGTGCAGGATGTCCGTTCAACTTCTGGAGTTGGCCTGTCGGTTATCTATATCGAGTTCGATTGGGGAACCGACATTTACAACGATCGGCAGATTGTCGCCGAACGGTTGGCAGTCGTCGCCGAGCAATTGCCGGAGGGTGTAAAACCACAGCTCGCGCCGATTTCTTCGATCATGGGTCAGATCATCATGACGGGAATGCTGAGCGAAACGAACGAGAAGACGTTTTTGTTCGAGATCCCGAGTATTGCAGACGAGTCGATTGCAATGCTGAACTCTGAACGTGCCCCACCTGCCATCCTTGACCAATTCAAACAGCGCGACAATCAGCTTTCACTCGATCTCGACATTCGCATGGAGATTCGCAATGAAAAGTGGATGATCGGAGATCGAGAAGCGGATAGCTGGTATGCCATCGTCGCTTCTCCCAGCAAACCAAATTATCTGGAAGTCCATCGACGAACGTCACCGCTTGAGATGCGAACCATGGCGGATTGGGTTGTCCGCCAGCAAATGCTAACCGTTCCTGGCGTTTCGCAGGTGTTCGTCATGGGTGGCGACCGAATGCAATATCAAGTTCTGATCGACCCGGACAAGCTTCTGAAATTTGGCGTGACCATTCACCATGTCGAAGAAGCGCTCGCGATGAGCAACGCCAATGCCACAGGTGGATACCTGGACGAACAAGGCCCTAATGAGTTTTTGGTCAGAGCCCTTGGCCGCATTGAGTCGATTGACGAACTAGAAAAAATTGTCATCACCTACCGCGACGGGAAGTCCGTGACGCTTGGACAAGTGGCCCGAATTGTCGAGGGCGCACAGATCAAACGCGGTGATAGTGCGTTGTACCTCCGCGACAAAGACGAGGAAGACTCTTCAGGTTCAGAACAATCCGCTCAAAGCTTCATCGGTGGCCCGGGAATCATACTGACAGTCAGCAAGCAGCCCGGAGCGGACACGCGTGAGGTAACAGCTGGAATTGAAGAGCTTGTGAAAAGCCTGAAAGGTCGTCTCGCAGACGACATCATCATGGACACAAGCATCTATAAGCAGAAAGAATTTATTGACCACGCGATCGACAATGTGATTGAAGCCCTTCGTGATGGAGGCATCTTGGTCGTTATCATCTTGTTCCTGTTTCTCTTGAACTTCAGAACAACGTTTATCACACTAACGGCAATCCCTCTCTCGATCGTGATGACGGCGCTCGTGTTCTGGGCCTTTGGTTTGTCCATCAACACGATGACCCTTGGCGGTCTGGCTGTCGCGATTGGAGAACTTGTTGATGACGCGATTGTCGATGTCGAAAACATCTTTCGGCGACTCAAAGAGAATCGAAAAGCAGGAAACCCCAAACCTGCGTTGTTAGTTGTGTTTCAGGCAAGCGTGGAAATCCGAAACTCGATCGTGTTTGGAACCATGATTGTGATTTTGGTTTTCATTCCGCTGTTTGCGTTGAGCGGAATGGAAGGACGACTGTTCGCTCCGTTGGGCGTGGCCTACATCGTTTCGATTCTTTCCAGCCTGTTTGTGTCGCTAACGCTTACGCCGGTTCTGTCGTACTGGTTGCTGAACAAGAAATTGAAGCCAGGTGAAGTCGAACACGAAGAGAAGGACTCATTTGTACTAAGGTTTATGAAATGGATCGCTGACGCCGCGATACGAATGAGCCTGAAGCTCTCGTTTCCGATTCTGATTGCCGCCACTTTCTTCGTAGCCGTTGCCGGATTCGCGCTGTATCACATCGAACGTGACTTCCTGCCACCGTTCAACGAAGGTGCTGTGCAAATCAACGTGTTGATGCCAGCCGGTACTTCGCTGGCCAAGTCCAGTGAGATCGCACAGATCGCTGGTGCTCGCATTCGCGAAGTTCCTGAGATTCGCACTCTTGCTCGCCGAACGGGACGAGCCGAACTCGACGAACACGCCGAAGGTGTAAACGTAACAGAGTTCTTTGCTTCTATGGACGAGTCCGAGCGTTCGCGTGAAGAGATGCTTGATGATGTTCGAGGCCGATTAGAGGATGTGCCCGGCATTGTCGTCAGCGTTGAACAGCCGTTGGCTCACTTGATCTCGCACATGATATCGGGAGTGAAAGCCCAAGTCGGCATCAAGCTTTTCGGTGACGATCTGGATACGCTTCGTCGCAATGCGAGCCTGATCGAATCCACGATCAAAACGGTTGATGGTGTTACTGATGCGCAGGTCGAACAACAAACCGAAATTCCTCAACTTCAAGTCAAAGTCAACGGCGATCAACTGGAACAGTACGGTCTGCGACGAAAAGAGGTCACCGAGTTTATCGAAACGGCGATGAATGGCGTGGTTGTATCCGAAATCCTGCAAGGCCAACGAAAGTTTGACTTGCTGGTTCGATTGGAAGAGCGATACCGCGAAGACCTTGCGACTTTGGGGCGTCTTCAACTGACTCTGCCTGATGGCGGCGTCGTAAAACTCGAAGACGTCGCAACGATTCGAGAAGGCTCAGGCCCCAACCAAATCAAACGCGAAAAAGTACGTCGTCGAATTGTCATTCAATGCAATGTCAGTGGCCGCGGCTTGGTAGATGTTGTTGAGGACATCAAACGCAAGGTGGCACCCATCGAAGCCGACTTGCCGCCGGGCTACATCCTTGAATATGGCGGACAATTCGAAAGCCAGCAAAGTGCATCGCGTGTGATCGCCATTCTGTTTGCCGTTTCCCTAGTGGGCATGTTGTTTGTTCTTTACACGATGTTCAAGAGCTTCAACCTTGCTTTGCAGGTCATGGTCGCTTTGCCGATGGCGTTCATCGGAAGTGTCGCGGCTCTAAAACTCACAGACCAAACGCTGACGATTGCGGCCATGGTTGGGTTCATTTCCCTCTGCGGCATCGCAACACGAAACGGCATCCTGCTGATCAACCACTATTTGCACTTGGTCAAGTACGAGGGTGAGACGTGGTCGGCGGACATGATTGCTCGCGCAGGCAAGGAACGCCTTGCTCCCGTTTTGATGACATGTTTGACGACGGGCATCGGGCTCGTACCGCTGGCAATGGCCGCTGGCGAAACTGGAAAGGAAATTCTTTACCCAGTCGCGACCGTCATTATTGGCGGTTTGATTACCAGCACGACGTTGGAGTTCCTTGTCCGCCCAGCGTTGTTTTGGCAGTTCGGCATGCGATCTGCAAAAGCAGTGGTTAGCAATGAAGCAGCTAAAGTCGAATTGATCGAGGAATCAGAAGAGCATCGTGGCTCACATTTATCGCATGCTTCGGAATCCGAAGTTGTTGCAACAAACTAA
- a CDS encoding tyrosine-type recombinase/integrase — MSDKDKRHNEEIHCRYFRWLVYLRNGVLTADGRGNPVNAGRRSLRTRKWDVARKRIHKLDEKMAEKLGLIRFSRREEDVDFRLNIKKGIEIYLEFIERPRIAGGIADSTRKRYKRAINSFIDYVDANPIQYWEQIDSPFMASFIKSLSTQYKPSSIVTIATTVRTLHRYLITHKYLDDRCSFPFTIARPKESTKYCPGEEELRTILACLKGCDWIFDATTVLSHSGLRFGELAQLTRFDADLKESLIYVRDETFNSNSSRTTKSGRSRTVPMHPAVRVIIERRLLLDQDLLFVGPMGGKLRSDTYGRHLRKLALDPLSKKFPHPKFQTITAHSFRHFFASMCAANKVSEQTTMDWMGHRTSNMAKYYYRSNHKAAVKMIQQFEDFTEASPADDASNSKPDSETSNEDTEQNK; from the coding sequence ATGAGTGATAAAGATAAGAGACATAATGAAGAGATTCATTGCCGGTACTTCCGGTGGCTTGTGTACTTGAGAAACGGAGTGCTAACAGCCGATGGTCGCGGAAACCCAGTCAACGCAGGCCGTCGATCCTTGAGAACTCGCAAATGGGATGTTGCCAGGAAGAGAATCCACAAGCTTGACGAGAAGATGGCGGAAAAGCTTGGTCTGATTCGGTTTTCCCGGCGCGAGGAAGACGTGGATTTTAGGCTAAACATTAAAAAGGGTATAGAAATCTATTTGGAGTTTATTGAGCGTCCAAGAATTGCTGGAGGAATCGCTGATTCAACTCGTAAACGGTACAAGCGAGCAATCAACAGCTTCATTGACTACGTCGATGCGAACCCAATCCAATACTGGGAGCAGATTGATTCACCTTTTATGGCGAGCTTCATTAAAAGTCTTAGCACCCAGTACAAGCCGAGTTCTATCGTGACCATCGCAACGACGGTCCGGACGCTGCACCGGTATTTGATCACACATAAGTACTTGGATGACCGATGCTCATTTCCGTTCACCATCGCCCGCCCCAAGGAGTCGACAAAGTATTGTCCTGGCGAAGAAGAATTGCGTACCATTCTTGCTTGCCTAAAGGGCTGTGATTGGATCTTTGACGCGACAACGGTCTTATCGCACTCTGGACTTCGATTCGGAGAGCTTGCGCAGCTAACTCGTTTCGACGCTGACTTGAAAGAGTCGTTGATATATGTTCGAGATGAGACTTTCAACTCCAACAGCAGCCGCACTACAAAGAGTGGCCGTAGTCGCACTGTCCCCATGCACCCGGCAGTTCGTGTAATTATCGAACGCAGGCTACTACTTGATCAGGATCTGCTCTTCGTCGGCCCAATGGGCGGCAAACTGCGGTCAGATACCTATGGACGCCACCTGCGCAAGCTGGCTTTAGATCCGTTGAGCAAAAAGTTTCCACATCCGAAGTTCCAAACCATCACCGCCCACAGCTTTCGTCACTTCTTCGCCTCCATGTGCGCGGCAAACAAGGTGTCAGAGCAAACAACAATGGACTGGATGGGGCACCGGACGAGCAATATGGCAAAATACTATTATCGCAGTAATCACAAAGCTGCGGTAAAAATGATTCAGCAGTTTGAAGACTTTACTGAAGCGTCGCCTGCTGACGATGCTTCAAATTCTAAACCCGATAGTGAGACCAGCAACGAAGACACTGAGCAAAACAAATGA